One segment of Paenibacillus pabuli DNA contains the following:
- a CDS encoding FAD-dependent oxidoreductase, translating into MKIAVIGCTHAGTAAIVNTAKLYPDATITVYERNDNISFLSCGIALYVGGVVKDPDGLFYSSPNQLAELGVVTKMLHEVTAVDAANHKLQAKNLKTGEEFEDTFDKLIVTTGSWPVVPKLEGIEMENILLCKNYNHSNTIIEKAKDAKRVTVVGAGYIGVELVEAFQMNGKEVTLIDSVDRILNKYLDPEFTDAIEDTLTGRGIKLALGQTVQKFTGENGKVTKVITSKGEFETDLVILCIGFRPNTELLKGQVDMLPNGAIIVDKYMQTSQKDVFAAGDSCAIHYNPTGKASYIPLATNAVRMGTLVARNLVRPTTPYMGTQGTSGIKIYDQNIAGTGLTETSAADDGLVVEAVTLEDAYRPEFMPTAEKLLLKVIYEQATRRIVGAQVMSKVDLTQSINTISVCIQNNMTVDELAFIDFFFQPHYNKPWNFLNSAGLQALPPVDVKVKAPAMV; encoded by the coding sequence ATGAAAATCGCAGTTATCGGATGTACACATGCAGGAACCGCAGCCATCGTGAATACCGCCAAATTGTATCCGGACGCTACCATCACAGTTTATGAGCGGAATGACAACATTTCCTTCCTGTCTTGCGGTATTGCCCTTTATGTCGGTGGGGTCGTGAAGGATCCGGATGGATTGTTCTACTCTTCGCCAAACCAGCTGGCTGAGCTGGGCGTAGTCACCAAGATGCTGCATGAGGTTACGGCAGTGGATGCGGCAAATCATAAACTTCAGGCTAAAAACCTGAAAACGGGGGAAGAATTCGAAGACACGTTCGACAAGCTCATTGTGACGACAGGATCATGGCCGGTAGTTCCTAAACTTGAGGGAATCGAGATGGAGAACATCTTGCTTTGCAAGAACTACAACCACTCCAATACCATCATCGAAAAAGCCAAAGACGCTAAACGCGTTACCGTTGTTGGAGCAGGGTATATCGGTGTTGAGCTGGTTGAAGCGTTCCAAATGAACGGCAAGGAAGTCACCTTGATCGATAGTGTGGATCGGATTCTCAATAAATATCTGGACCCTGAGTTTACAGATGCCATTGAGGACACACTGACTGGACGCGGGATCAAGCTCGCACTGGGTCAAACCGTACAGAAGTTCACCGGAGAGAATGGCAAAGTAACGAAGGTGATTACGTCCAAAGGTGAATTTGAGACGGACCTCGTGATCCTGTGTATCGGTTTCCGTCCAAATACTGAATTGCTCAAAGGCCAGGTGGATATGCTGCCGAACGGTGCAATTATTGTGGATAAATATATGCAAACGAGCCAAAAAGACGTGTTCGCTGCTGGTGACAGCTGTGCCATTCACTATAATCCAACAGGCAAGGCATCTTACATTCCACTCGCGACCAATGCCGTAAGAATGGGTACACTGGTAGCTCGTAACCTGGTTCGTCCTACGACCCCTTACATGGGTACGCAGGGTACATCGGGAATTAAAATTTACGACCAGAATATTGCGGGTACGGGCCTGACGGAAACATCGGCTGCAGATGACGGTCTGGTGGTGGAAGCTGTGACGCTGGAAGATGCTTATCGTCCAGAGTTCATGCCGACGGCGGAGAAATTGCTGCTCAAAGTCATTTACGAACAGGCCACACGGCGAATTGTCGGGGCACAAGTGATGTCCAAGGTGGATCTAACGCAGTCGATCAATACGATCTCGGTTTGTATCCAGAACAACATGACTGTAGATGAGCTCGCCTTCATCGACTTCTTCTTCCAACCGCATTACAACAAACCGTGGAACTTCCTGAACTCGGCTGGCCTTCAGGCTCTGCCTCCAGTGGATGTGAAAGTGAAAGCACCAGCGATGGTTTAA
- the pelA gene encoding pectate lyase — MKKRSVSVSLSLVPVTAIIAMLTADIARPVVAFADSPPVTIKTEVLSSKNSTGVDVSSLLNKFRDYSVFSTGDLTKDTAYALNIVSWQLPHGGFFKAMEEKYKSSWDGVTPRSEWKDPKGVELGTFDNDATTTEIRFLADMYEKTGNPLFRDSVRKAVDFILVSQYPSGGWPQVYPQRSNYSDSVTYNDNAMVRTMVLLDDIIEKRKGFNNDILSEDTRSKLTAALDQGIAYTLKAQIKNGGLPTVWGAQHDPVTYAPVSGRAYELPSKSGSESVAITAFLMSRPQTPEIERAAKSALRWFDQVREDGTKYNRQGPVYFEPDPSSVIWHRFYNVDEDVPFYADRDGKKYMDIMDISEERRNGYSWAGNYARNLLQLASDQGYYNLSKPLP; from the coding sequence TTGAAGAAACGTTCAGTCTCTGTTTCATTAAGTCTTGTTCCTGTCACTGCGATTATCGCCATGTTGACTGCAGACATAGCCAGACCCGTGGTTGCTTTTGCCGATTCCCCGCCCGTCACCATTAAAACCGAAGTGCTATCCTCCAAAAACTCCACAGGAGTTGATGTATCTTCACTGCTGAATAAGTTCAGGGATTACAGCGTTTTCTCTACGGGCGACCTAACCAAGGACACCGCATATGCGCTGAACATTGTATCCTGGCAGCTGCCGCATGGCGGATTCTTCAAAGCCATGGAGGAGAAGTACAAGTCTTCATGGGACGGGGTAACGCCGCGTTCGGAATGGAAGGACCCCAAAGGCGTAGAACTCGGTACGTTTGATAATGATGCAACCACAACAGAGATCCGCTTCCTGGCTGATATGTATGAAAAAACGGGTAACCCCCTCTTCCGGGACAGTGTCCGTAAAGCGGTGGATTTTATCCTGGTCTCCCAATATCCATCAGGCGGATGGCCTCAGGTCTATCCACAGCGGAGCAATTACTCCGACAGCGTTACGTATAATGACAATGCCATGGTTCGAACCATGGTGCTCTTGGATGATATCATTGAGAAGCGTAAAGGCTTTAACAACGATATTTTAAGTGAGGATACACGGTCGAAACTGACGGCAGCCCTGGATCAAGGGATTGCGTACACACTGAAAGCTCAAATTAAAAACGGCGGCTTGCCTACAGTTTGGGGTGCCCAGCATGACCCAGTAACCTATGCGCCTGTATCCGGCAGAGCCTATGAACTGCCCTCCAAATCAGGGTCCGAATCCGTAGCCATCACGGCTTTCCTCATGTCCAGGCCACAGACACCCGAGATTGAACGAGCAGCCAAGAGCGCCCTCCGCTGGTTTGATCAGGTCCGAGAGGATGGAACCAAATATAATCGTCAGGGTCCCGTGTATTTCGAGCCTGACCCGTCCAGTGTGATCTGGCACCGTTTCTACAATGTAGATGAAGATGTCCCCTTCTACGCAGACCGCGATGGCAAGAAGTATATGGATATTATGGACATCAGCGAAGAGAGGCGGAACGGCTATTCCTGGGCAGGAAACTATGCCCGTAATCTCCTGCAGCTTGCCTCGGATCAGGGATATTACAATTTAAGCAAACCGCTGCCGTAA
- a CDS encoding glutathione peroxidase has translation MSVYSYQAVTPANQEVSLDLYQGKVLVIANTASKCGLTPQYGELQKLYDRYRDQGLVVLGFPCNQFGGQEPGTSEEAESFCQVNYGVNFPVFAKVDVNGEDAHPLFQYLREQQPGAAEDDTIQWNFTKFLVNREGEVVGRFEPKESPEAMTAEIEKLLG, from the coding sequence ATGTCCGTATATTCGTATCAGGCTGTAACGCCAGCCAATCAGGAAGTATCACTGGATCTGTACCAAGGTAAAGTACTTGTCATCGCCAATACGGCCAGCAAATGTGGATTGACTCCGCAATATGGAGAGCTGCAGAAGCTGTATGATCGTTACCGCGATCAGGGCCTGGTTGTACTGGGTTTCCCTTGTAATCAGTTTGGAGGACAGGAGCCGGGTACAAGCGAGGAAGCCGAATCCTTCTGTCAAGTAAACTATGGTGTTAACTTCCCTGTATTCGCCAAAGTGGACGTGAACGGTGAGGATGCGCATCCATTGTTCCAGTATCTTCGCGAGCAGCAGCCAGGGGCAGCTGAGGACGACACGATTCAGTGGAATTTCACCAAATTCCTGGTTAATCGTGAAGGTGAAGTGGTGGGACGTTTTGAACCCAAAGAGTCTCCTGAAGCCATGACTGCAGAGATTGAGAAGCTGCTGGGATAA